The DNA window GATATCTAACTCGACCCGGCCCGTTTGCGGTGCCTGGCCCAGTACCTCAAAGTTGCCGGTCACATCCGATAGGCGTTGCGTAAGGTACAGGCGCAATTCGTGGCGGCCGGCAGACGTCTGGATCTCCGTGACCCACACGCCCGCGACCGGCGCGGGCATGACCCATAAGAAGGTCTTGCTGCGCATGTTCATGCCCCAGGCATTCTCCGAATAGCTCGGAACGTCGGTAATCCCGGGAAACTGAGGGGCCATCGTGCCCCACATCCCGACGCGGGTCTGAAAGGTCGTCAGTTCCTTGTTCGGTTTCCATTCCCCCATGCCGGCCTGGCTGGAAACAATCCGCGTTCCGGGCGGGAGCAATTGGAACAGGCGCGCGCGCAGCGACACATTGGGGCCGTGCCCAATGAACAAGGTCACCACGGTTGCGTCGCTGAAATCGCTTGTGAACAAATCCTCTTCACGGACGGTGGCGCGGTCGGATACGTGCGAATGTTCCGCATTTTCTCGGCTCTGTTTGATCAGGGCCGGATCCAGCTCCACGCCCACCGCGCGCTTCGCCCCAAAATCCCGGACGGCCGCGATGACAATGCGCCCATCCCCGGATCCGAGGTCGTAGACAACATCCTCCGGGCCCGCATCGGCCAGCCAGAGCATTTCCCGAACAATTTCGGGCGGCGTAGGCAGAAAATAGATTGGGCCGCCAACGAAGTGGACCGACCTGCGAACAGGCTCAGAAGTTTCCGCCGGTTTCTCCTCTTCCGCCGTCACCCATCGGCAAACAATTACACAGAAAACCGTAACCCCTGCCAGCAACCGCATAGCCTGCCCTCCAGGTAAACACCCGTTGCGCCTTCGCGCCTTTGCGTGACCCAAAACCCAAAACCCGCACGATCAATCCGCCAGCCGCGCGACCCGACCGTTCCCATCGCCCCCGGCGCCGATCCACACCGCCGAGGACCACGCCTGCGCGACGCGCTTGTACACCAGTTTTTGCTGGCGGAGCCGCGCGTAGTAGATCGCGCCCACCTTAGCATCCGGGTCTTCCCAGTTCGCCTCGAAATCCAGCGTCTTCGGCTCCCACCGCTGCACCACCGAAAACTTCTCCTCGCCGGGCAGCAGCCGCAGCACCTCCACCCATTCGATCACGTCCGTGCCATGCGCGCGCACCTGCACCCGGGCGGCGTCGCTCGGCGGCGCGGTCTGGCCCATCGGCGTCCCGTTCACGTCGAAATACAGGATGATCTTCGCGCCCGTCGTGGCGTAGGTATGCTTGTCATACAGCGCCTGAAAGATGTCGTTGCGCGTCAGGGCCGTGGCGCGCAGGGCCGCCAGGCCATACATCGCGTTCCCCGGTTGTGCCCGGTGATCGTCGGACGCCCCGATCGTGGAAAGCTTGAGCCCGAGACGCCACACATCCTGCAGGTTCACCGCGCCCTCCGCGCTGCTGGAGTCGCTGGTAAAGTCGCTCTGTTCGAAGGCCAGCGGGTGGCTCGGGTCGTACACCTCGCTCAGCCCGTGCCCGGAGTACATCTCGAAGTTCCGGCGGAGCTCGTCGTTCACCAGATCAAACTCCACCCCCTTCGGGAATTTCCCCGTGTGGTGCGGGATCGTCAGCGCGTTGCCCGCCTCCAGCGCGTCCCACAGCGCCGGCAAAGTCGAAGTCTGCGGGTTGATCAGCGCCCCCGGCCCGCCGCGGAAGTACACGTTGTGGTGGCCGTAGGGCGGCCCGAAGCTGCATTCGTAGGCGTGCAGGGTCACAAACGATCCCGGCGCGTAGTAGGCCTCCGTAAGCGAAACGTACTCCGGCCAGTAGAACGTGTTCAGGCCCCGGTTCCAGCCCGGATCCGGCTCCTGCGAATGATCCGTCATCGCGTAGAAGTCCAGGCTCGTCGTGTAGCGCGCGTAGTTGAACGCGTCGCGCCCCACCCCGTCCCAGCTGTAGCTCGTGTGCGAATGCAGGTCCCCCCAGTACAGCTGCCGCTCCGGCAGCGAAACCAGCACCTCCGTCGGGTTGCCCAGCAGTTCGCGGCCCTCCTCCTCCCAGACCCCCGCAATCCGAACGACGCCCTGGCGCTCCGGCGTCACCTCGAACTCGGCCCACGCGTGATCGCGGTAGATGCTCACCGATTCCGGACCCGTCATCCCCTCGGGATAGCGCAGCTTGAAGGTCGCCGGACCCATCGCGGGATTAAACTCCTTGTCCAGCATGGCCACGCGGCACGTGATCGGCGCGCCCGCGGCCGCCGTCGATGGCTGGTGGATCTGCGCGTAGACCGCCTGGCCGGATCGCGTCTCGATGTACGGCGTCCGGCTCACGTTTTCGAAATGGCTGTCCCCGTCGTGATCCAGCGCCACCAGCACCGGCATCGGCAACACCGAAACCGCCCCCGCCTGGTAGCCCTTACTCCCGCCCGACGTATCGCCATACACCACCCGGATCGTGTCGCCCTCCGCAAGCGCGCCCGCGGTCACCAGCACGCGCACCACAAAGACATAACGCTCGCTGCGCCCGTCGAGGCTCTTTTTCGCATGCTTGATCAATTCGTTGTCCCGCTCGTCCTCCACGATACAGCGAACCGTCGCCCCTTCGTTCGAAACGCTCGCGGTAACATAGTTGTCCGCCTTCGGGTCCTTCGTCTGAAGGCGCAACGCCGAGTTCCGCGGGCCCGCGTGCCATTCGTCCGGTAATTGCACCCGGATCCCGCCGCCCGCCGCGATGCCGCCCGCGCCAACGGTGTACGTGATCGTCCAGGTCCCGTATTCCCCCGCAATTCCCTGTTCCGGCGCCGCCGTGGCCGCCCCCAGATCCACCCACGCCTCGGGAACCATCACCGGCTCGGGAACCTCCTGGGCGGCGGCGAACAGGCTGAGGCACATCAATGCAACGAACAGGGTGGCGGATCGCATGGGTCTTCCTTTCATGTAAATCGGCTCAAGCGCTCCACTAAACCCTACATGCGCGCGCGACCCAATTCAAACCCGCCAAAAACTGTGCTAAACTCGCTGAAATTGGACCACCAGCGAAGAGGAGCCAGGCACGCCCGATGCAGCCCGACACCCCGAAAAAAGCCACCGGATTTCCCGCGCGATTGCACGTCCTCATCGCGCGCAATGCCCCCGTGGGCCTGGTGATTCGGCGCGGGCCCGCGGAGCGCGTGGCGACCTTTTCCTGGAACCGCCGGACGGATACCATCGTGCTCGGGCAGTGGATGAAAGGCTATATTCACGAGCGCCGCGCCGATCTCTCCCCCGATGGCAAGCACTGGATCTACTTCGCGGTGAACGGACGCTGGTCGGACGAAGCCCAGGGCGCCTGGACCGCCGTCGCGCGCGCGCCCTGGCTGAAGGCCGAAACACTCCTCGCCAAGGGCGACTGCTGGCAGGGCGGCGGACTCTTTCTCGACAACCGGAGCTTCTGGGTGGATGGCGGCGATTGCCATGAACCGCTCCAATTGTCTCGGGACGTAAAGCGAAAGCCATTCTATGAGCCCTCGACCCGCTATGGATGGGAAAGCCTGACCGTCTACTACGACCGCCTGCAACGCGATGGATGGACACTGGTATCGCTGGATTCCGAGCGCGCCTCCGACCGCATCACCCTCTTCGAGCGGCGACTTCCGCACGGCTGGACCCTCCAGAAGCTTTGCCACGCGAACGCGAGCAACAAGCGCCCCCAGGGAACCGGCGTCTACTGGGACGAACACGCCTTGATCAACGAAACCGGCGATACGCTCACCTTTCCCAAATGGCGCTGGGCGGACTGGGTCGACGACCGCCTCGTGTATGCGGAAGCCGGCGCCCTCTACCGCCGCGCCATCCGAAACGCGAAGGAACTCGCCCCGCCGCGCTTGATCCACGACTTCAATGCGTATACCTTCGAAGAGCGGCTCGCCCAATATTGACGCGCCCGCCCCGTTAACCACGGCCACCAACCCAAGGACCCGCCCCCATGCTCCATCACCGCATACCGCTCCTCCTCGCCCTCGCCTTGGCGCTCGCCCCGCTGCTCGCCGCCGCCGCGCTCGACCCCGCGCCGGAGGGCTCCTTCAGCATTGTCGTCCTCCCGGATACCCAGGGCTACCGCGGCGCAAATACCAAGGCCACCCCGGACAGCGCCGACCCGGTCACCAACCCCGTCTTTGAGGCCCATACCCGCTGGATCGCGGACAACATCGACACCCAGCGCATCGCCTTCGTGACCCACGTGGGCGACATCGTCGACAAGAACGTCGAAGCCCAGTGGGAGGTCGCGCGCGCGCACATGGACCATCTCCACGGCCGCGTCCCCTACGGCATCGTCGTCGGCAACCACGATATGACCGCCGCCGGCGATTCCTCGCTCTTCCAGCGCTACTTCCCCGCGTCGCGCTTTGCCGGTTTCGCGTGGTACGGCGGCGCTTTCGAGGGCGACCCCGACCGCCCCGGCCACTCGGGAAACAACGCCAACAGCTACCAGCTTTTCTCCGCCGCCGGCCTCGATTTCATCATCCTCCACCTCGAATGCAACGCGCCGGACAACGTCGTCGCCTGGGCGGACGATCTCCTCCGGCAACATCCAAGCCGCGTCGCCCTCGTCAGCACCCATATGGACCTCGGCCCCCGCGAAAAACCGGCAGACAACCAGGGCTACATCGACGACCCCAAGGGCCGCATGCGCTGGTCCAAATGCCACGGCGAGCGCGGAAACACCCCCAAACAGCTCTGGGACAAGCTCTACCGCAAGCACCCCAACCTCCTCCTGATCTTCTCCGGCGACCAGAGCCGCACCACCGCCATGTACCTCCCCAAAAACGGCGACGCCGGCAACACCGTCCACGCCCTCCTCAGCGACTACACCTCCAGCGGCCCCCTCCGCATCTACCGCTTCCACCCGGCGCAAGGAGAAATCCAGGTGATCACCTGGGACACCACCCGCAACGCCCTCGTCGAAGAAACCCCGCGCGTCCCCGGCAGGGAAAACCACCAATTCACCATCCAGCACAACTTCCAGCAATAACAACCCCACCACGCTCCCCGAGCCCGCCAAAAGGCCGCCCCACCGGTCCCTGAGCCCGCCGAAGGGCCGTCCCTGTAGTCCCTGTAGTCCCTGTAGTCCCTGTACTCCCTGTAGTCCCTACCGTCCGCCGTCCCTGCCGTCCCTACCGTCCCTACCGTCCCTACCGTCCCTGCCGTCCCTGCCGTCCCTGCCGTCCCTGTAGTCCCTGTAGTCCCTACCGTCCGCCGTCCCTGCCGTCCCTGCCGTCCCTGTAGTCCCTGCCGTCCCTGTAGTCCCTGCAATCCACCCGCCTCTTACCGCACACACGTTTCCCCGCACCCGCCCGGTGATATACAATCAATCCAGGCACGAATCGCCACCGCCCCAAGACCCAGGAAGGACCCAAGCCATGCAGATTCAAGTAAACACCGACAACCACATCGCCGGCCACGAAGGCCTGGCCGCGCGCATCGCCGAGACCGTCGAAGACACGCTCGCCCACAACCGCGATCGAATCACACGCGTCGAAGTCCACGTCAGCGACGAAAACGCGCGCAAGCCCGGAACCGACGACAAGCGGTGCGTCATCGAAGCCCGCCTCGAAGGCCACAAGCCCCTCGCCGCCAGCCACAACGCCGGCACGATTGACGCCGCCGTCAACGGCGCCGCCGAAAAACTCGCCCGCCAGATCTCAAGCACCCTCGGCAAACAACGCGACAAGTAACACCCCAACACGCCAACCAAATCACCTCGCGAAACCCCGCTCACGCAACGGAGGATCCCTGGCAGTCGTGTCCACGGCAAAGTAGGATAGCCGTCCCGGCTGTCCACCGCGCCGAAAGGCGCAAAGGATCGCGGACATTCCTGTCCGCGGCAACGTGAGCCCAAACCACCACGCCCCCCCGGCGCCCTCTCTCACAACCCCGAATCTCGCCAACCTCAAGTCGCCAGACACCCCCCAACATGGCGAGGCGTTGCAGCGTGCGATACGCTGCGTCGGACATGACACGCAACTCCCTGCATACCCGGACGACCGAAATAATTCTCTATCCGTGTCATCCGTGAAATCCGTGGGCAAAAAATCCTGATCGCCGCCCGCGCCTACTCCCAATGCAGTCGTGTGCATTGGTCCTCATTCGTGGATAAAAAAATGCCCCCGCTCAACCACCCACACCATCCTCGCACCAGAAATCACCCTATGCGCTCTCTGCGTTCTCTGCGGTTAAAACTTCGTCTCTCTTTCCCTTCGTGGTCTTCGTGTCCTTCGTGGTGATCAATTCCCCGGTTGCGGCCAATGGCTGCCCTGTGCGCTTTGTCGCTCCCAATCCGGTCCCGCAAGCCCCAAACCTCACCCGCCCCCGCTTCCCCCCGCCGCCCCAATGCAATAAAGAAACCGGTTCCCCTTCAAAAGAATCGTGTCCCCCACGATCACCGGCGACGCGTCAAACCCATCCTCCAGCGAATTCACCGCCAGCAATTCAAACGCGTCCCCATGCGCCACAACCGCCGTCTTCCCGCTCCGGTCCGGCACGTAGATCCGGCCCGCCGCCCCCGCGGGCGACGCATACGTCTGCCGCAGCCCCTCCAGACGCTGCCCCGTGTAGATCAACCGCCCCGTATGCGCGTCCACGCACGAAAGGTACGGCTTGATGTCCTCCACCAGGTACAGCCGGTCGCCATAGAGCAGCGGGGTCGGCACGTACGGCGTCGCCTCGTCGAGACGCCACGCCACCGCCGGCGAATCCGTCAGATCGCCCGAATGCCCCAGCGCGATTGCGCGCATCGCCGATCCGAAGAACCCGCTCGCGCAATAGACCCGGCCATGCCCCACCACCGGGGTTGGAATCACATTCTGCGTCATCCCGCCGCACGCCCAGACCAATTCCCCCGTCACCGCGTCGTACGCGCGGATCCGGTTGCCCGCGTTCGTCACCACCTGCCACGCGCCATCCACCTCCACCCCCACCGGCGTCGACCACGACGTGGTCTCGTCGCGGTCCCGCTCCCAGCGGAGTTCGCCCGTGCGCTTGTCGTACGCCCGTATCTTTGAAGGACCCTCGTGATCCTGCACCGCCACGATGCAATCCCCCACCAGCGCCACCGAGCTGCCCTCTCCGAAGTTTGATTTCATCGTCATCGGGTCCTGCGGCTGCCCCCAGACCACGTTCCCCGTCCTATCCAACCCGTACACCCCGCGCGACCCAAAGCCGGCCCACACCATCTCCCCATCCGTCACCGCCGAATACGCCGCGAAGCTCCCCGCGCGGTGGTGGCCCTCGTGCGGCGTCGCCGTCGCCACCGTCCGCGTCCAGACCGTCGCCCCCGTCGCGCGATCGATACACACCACGTTGAAGTTAAACGCGGCCTCCGGCTTCTCCAGCGTCAGCCGACGCCCCTGGCCCCGGGGCTGATCGGAAGCGTCCGGGCGCACCGTCGGTTGCGCCGACTCCTCCGCCGACGCCGCCTCCAGAAGGTAAATGCGATCCCCCCACACCACCGGCGTCGACTGGCCGGTACCCGCAAGCGGAACCTTCCACAGGATATTCTCCGATTCGCTCCACGTCACCGGCGGATTCCCCGGCGCCACCCCGGTTCCGTCCGGCCCCCGCCACGAAGGCCAGTGCGGCTCCGCCGGGGCCATACCCGCTATCGCAAGCACCGCAAGCCATGCCGCTGAAAACAATCGGGACCAATCCATCTCATGCTCCTCGTGACGCTAGCAGCGCCTTCCGAATTCGTATCACTTTAGCCGTCTGAAGTTGAGTAGCAGTCTAACCACGAATGGACACGATTTCACACGAATATGAAATCGAGATTCAGTTCATGAAGCCGGCCTATACCCAGGCCCGCATCCAGGAAGCGAGAAATCTGATTGGCCGCGGAGAACATAGATCAACCCTTTCGTCCCAACGAAGGAGTCTTCTCAAGGTTGCGCGCGGATCCGCACAGTTAATTCATCCCAATGCATTCGTGTGCATTGGAGTTCATTCGTGGTTAAAAATGCGCTCTCGATCATCCACCGAATCCATCTGCGTACAGGAAATCACCCTATGCGCTCTCTGCGTTCTCTGCGGTTAAAACCCTTCTCCGTTTCTCTTCGTGGCCTTCGCGCCCTTCGTGGTGATCATTTCTTTGGTTGCGGCCCAAGGCTGCCCCGTGTTCATTCGTGGTTCAAAATCTTCCTTGCTTCAGACGGCTGAATTTTTACCCGAATTCAATCCGCGCCGGGAATGCGCCCTTATTCCGATGCGATGCAATACAGGTAGTTGTGACCCTTCAGCAACAGGCTGTCCCCCGCAACCACCGGGGACGCGTCGAAACCGTCGTCCAGCCGATTGACCGCGAGGATTTCAAAGTGGTCCGCCTGGGCGACCACCGCCGTGGCGCCGCCGCGATCCACAATATAAATTCGTCCGCCGGCCGCCACAGGCGACGCGAAGATCTGACGCAACCCGCGCAGCCGCTGCCGGGTGTAAAGCAACGCCCCGGTCCGCGCATCGGCGCACGACAGCAACGGTTTGATATCCTCGACAAAATACAGCCGATCATCGGCAAGCACCGGCGTGGCGATATACGAAGTCGCCTCCTCCAGTGTCCAGAGCACCCCCGGCGGCCCATCCAGCAGCCCCGCATGACCCAGCGCAATCGCCTTCATCGAAAACTGCTTGAAATTGCTCGAACAGTACACCACGCCATCGCCGGGTACCGGAGACGGGATCGTGTTGTTCGTCAGCCCGTCAGTTTCCCACACGATCTCGCCCGTCACCGCGTCATACGACCGAATACGGTTCGTCGCCGCCGTCACCACCTGCCACCGGCCCCCAACCTCCACCGCCACCGGCGTCGACCAGGAAGACCCCTCGTCCCGCTCCCGCCGCCAGCGCACTTCCCCCGTGTCCTTGTCAAACGCGTGAATCCGCGATGGGCCCTCGTGATCCTGCACCACCGCAACCACCGGACCCGCAAGCACCGGCGAACTCCCCTCGCCAAAATCGAACTTCACCCGCATGGGGTCCAGCGGCTGCCCCCACTGCGGGTTCCCTTCCACATCGATACAATACAAGCCCCGCGAACCGATACCCGCCCAGACGTATTCCCCATCCGTCACCGCCGAATGCGGCGCATAACTGCCCGCCGGATGGTGCAGCGCGTGCGGAATGGCCGACGCCGCCGTCCGGATCCACACCACCCCGCCCGTCGCCCGATCCAGACACACCACCTGAAAATCCAGCGCCACCTCGGGCAACGCGCGCGGCGGCGGGTCAATTCCCCGGGGCTGCTCCGTCGCGTCCGGACGCCCCGTCGCATACGCCCCCTCATCCGTCGACGCCACCGCCAGAAAAAATATCCGATCCCCCCAAACCACCGGCGTCGACTGCCCCGACCCCGAAAGCCGCGCCTTCCACTTCACATTCTCCGATTCGCTCCACGTCACCGGCGGATTCCCCAAACCCGACCCCGTACCCATCGGCCCCCGCCACGACGGCCACACCGCCTCCGCATGCGCCACGGACGAACAGGCGAAGAGCGACATAAGAGCGCCTATCCACGGCACACGCGTATCCGAAAACACCCATCGCATCGGCAAACTCCCGGCGGGCACAGCGCCCGCAGAACCATTCTGCACCATCCCCTTGCCGCCGCGCGAAAGTTGTATCAGTCACCGATATCCAAACGCGGTGGCGGAGACATTTCTTTTCGGTAACATTTTAACCGCCTGAAGCAGGGAACAGTGCCTCAACAATTCGGGAGGTGGCTCGGCGGTAGGATCGCGGGCATTCCCTGCGGCAATGCCCGCTTCGGTCTTCACCGGGCATGGCTGGTATGGAATAGAATCCCGGCGTCCCAAGAACCCGATTGCAATAGGGACCGGCAAAATCGCCAATCACCGTCCACAAAAGCCCCGCCAATTCCAAATACGACGACGGACAAAAACTTGCGGTATGATGCACCGCGGGGACCCGACCATCGATGCCCGAAACGGCAGCGAACGCGAGCAAGGCTGGGAGCGCAGGCGTCCCCGCCTGCCCCCATGCACCAAAGGTGCATGGATAGTTGGCGATATCGCAAACAACTTCAAAGCGTAGCATCCCCCTCGGAGGCGGCCCATACAGGAGCACGCGACACCCGCGCAATGCGGGCCGAAGATACCCCGAGTGGATGCGAAACCTCCCACACACCAGACCCATCGGCCAGAACACCCCCGAATAAGCCGATCACGCGAATCGCAACCTCAAATTAACAACGCGGCCCACTTGATTTTTCGGAGGTCTTGAATGTGGTAGGATAGCGCTGAAGACAATCAATCACCTCGGCGACGAGGTGATGAAAGTGTTTCGACTTGGTCGGTATAGGTCGACTTGGATTGGATACCGTTGAACCAGAAAATATTGAGAAGCTCTGATCTCCCAGGTTGTGTTTGGGACAGTATTGCTCGGGCACTTCGAATTCCCGATCAATTGTCCAAAGAATACTGCGACATGCTTAAAGAAAATAATCTGTACAGTATGGCATTTGCCAAGACACCGGGTGACGGTGCGGTAGGAGGGATAAAGGATGAGCATACGAAAGAGCATTTTGCGACCAGATTCCCAACGTCTTCAGCGCGTATTCAAGCAGTATTGCTTGATCCTTGGAGCGAGCTCGGCGCGGCTTCAGACGTGCTACTCACATCCTTCTCTGGCGGCCGGATTGGATTGCTCG is part of the Candidatus Hydrogenedentota bacterium genome and encodes:
- a CDS encoding DUF3604 domain-containing protein, with translation MRSATLFVALMCLSLFAAAQEVPEPVMVPEAWVDLGAATAAPEQGIAGEYGTWTITYTVGAGGIAAGGGIRVQLPDEWHAGPRNSALRLQTKDPKADNYVTASVSNEGATVRCIVEDERDNELIKHAKKSLDGRSERYVFVVRVLVTAGALAEGDTIRVVYGDTSGGSKGYQAGAVSVLPMPVLVALDHDGDSHFENVSRTPYIETRSGQAVYAQIHQPSTAAAGAPITCRVAMLDKEFNPAMGPATFKLRYPEGMTGPESVSIYRDHAWAEFEVTPERQGVVRIAGVWEEEGRELLGNPTEVLVSLPERQLYWGDLHSHTSYSWDGVGRDAFNYARYTTSLDFYAMTDHSQEPDPGWNRGLNTFYWPEYVSLTEAYYAPGSFVTLHAYECSFGPPYGHHNVYFRGGPGALINPQTSTLPALWDALEAGNALTIPHHTGKFPKGVEFDLVNDELRRNFEMYSGHGLSEVYDPSHPLAFEQSDFTSDSSSAEGAVNLQDVWRLGLKLSTIGASDDHRAQPGNAMYGLAALRATALTRNDIFQALYDKHTYATTGAKIILYFDVNGTPMGQTAPPSDAARVQVRAHGTDVIEWVEVLRLLPGEEKFSVVQRWEPKTLDFEANWEDPDAKVGAIYYARLRQQKLVYKRVAQAWSSAVWIGAGGDGNGRVARLAD
- a CDS encoding 50S ribosomal protein L11 methyltransferase — its product is MRLLAGVTVFCVIVCRWVTAEEEKPAETSEPVRRSVHFVGGPIYFLPTPPEIVREMLWLADAGPEDVVYDLGSGDGRIVIAAVRDFGAKRAVGVELDPALIKQSRENAEHSHVSDRATVREEDLFTSDFSDATVVTLFIGHGPNVSLRARLFQLLPPGTRIVSSQAGMGEWKPNKELTTFQTRVGMWGTMAPQFPGITDVPSYSENAWGMNMRSKTFLWVMPAPVAGVWVTEIQTSAGRHELRLYLTQRLSDVTGNFEVLGQAPQTGRVELDIWGDRVRWQCQTQSGQYGKFLVDFEGRARGNTMEGRVKVEEDRYTDSAYRWEEERSLTREATDLEGTWSFVHPDDQRSLELTVEHGDGGTRANLSDGDQRVEIQDFYDFGGGFYFTYLYSDWGRDTKLTGNPGWLIGKAHVAGDTLTGEVRFYRASHRFNGDKGVKKEKLQTETWSTERVRR
- a CDS encoding metallophosphoesterase, yielding MLHHRIPLLLALALALAPLLAAAALDPAPEGSFSIVVLPDTQGYRGANTKATPDSADPVTNPVFEAHTRWIADNIDTQRIAFVTHVGDIVDKNVEAQWEVARAHMDHLHGRVPYGIVVGNHDMTAAGDSSLFQRYFPASRFAGFAWYGGAFEGDPDRPGHSGNNANSYQLFSAAGLDFIILHLECNAPDNVVAWADDLLRQHPSRVALVSTHMDLGPREKPADNQGYIDDPKGRMRWSKCHGERGNTPKQLWDKLYRKHPNLLLIFSGDQSRTTAMYLPKNGDAGNTVHALLSDYTSSGPLRIYRFHPAQGEIQVITWDTTRNALVEETPRVPGRENHQFTIQHNFQQ
- a CDS encoding PQQ-binding-like beta-propeller repeat protein, whose amino-acid sequence is MDWSRLFSAAWLAVLAIAGMAPAEPHWPSWRGPDGTGVAPGNPPVTWSESENILWKVPLAGTGQSTPVVWGDRIYLLEAASAEESAQPTVRPDASDQPRGQGRRLTLEKPEAAFNFNVVCIDRATGATVWTRTVATATPHEGHHRAGSFAAYSAVTDGEMVWAGFGSRGVYGLDRTGNVVWGQPQDPMTMKSNFGEGSSVALVGDCIVAVQDHEGPSKIRAYDKRTGELRWERDRDETTSWSTPVGVEVDGAWQVVTNAGNRIRAYDAVTGELVWACGGMTQNVIPTPVVGHGRVYCASGFFGSAMRAIALGHSGDLTDSPAVAWRLDEATPYVPTPLLYGDRLYLVEDIKPYLSCVDAHTGRLIYTGQRLEGLRQTYASPAGAAGRIYVPDRSGKTAVVAHGDAFELLAVNSLEDGFDASPVIVGDTILLKGNRFLYCIGAAGGSGGG
- a CDS encoding HPF/RaiA family ribosome-associated protein encodes the protein MQIQVNTDNHIAGHEGLAARIAETVEDTLAHNRDRITRVEVHVSDENARKPGTDDKRCVIEARLEGHKPLAASHNAGTIDAAVNGAAEKLARQISSTLGKQRDK
- a CDS encoding PQQ-binding-like beta-propeller repeat protein, producing MSLFACSSVAHAEAVWPSWRGPMGTGSGLGNPPVTWSESENVKWKARLSGSGQSTPVVWGDRIFFLAVASTDEGAYATGRPDATEQPRGIDPPPRALPEVALDFQVVCLDRATGGVVWIRTAASAIPHALHHPAGSYAPHSAVTDGEYVWAGIGSRGLYCIDVEGNPQWGQPLDPMRVKFDFGEGSSPVLAGPVVAVVQDHEGPSRIHAFDKDTGEVRWRRERDEGSSWSTPVAVEVGGRWQVVTAATNRIRSYDAVTGEIVWETDGLTNNTIPSPVPGDGVVYCSSNFKQFSMKAIALGHAGLLDGPPGVLWTLEEATSYIATPVLADDRLYFVEDIKPLLSCADARTGALLYTRQRLRGLRQIFASPVAAGGRIYIVDRGGATAVVAQADHFEILAVNRLDDGFDASPVVAGDSLLLKGHNYLYCIASE